A genome region from Flavobacterium sp. CFS9 includes the following:
- the rpsA gene encoding 30S ribosomal protein S1 — MSEQLKSQEEFLANFNWHNFQEGIDAVDEKNLLEFEELVSKTFIATDQEEVVEGVVVRITDRDVIVDINAKSEGVISLNEFRYNPNLKVGDKVEVLIDIREDKTGQLVLSHRKARTIKSWDRVIAANETGEIVNGFVKCRTKGGMIVDVFGIEAFLPGSQIDVKPIRDYDVYVNKMMEFKVVKINHEFKNVVVSHKALIEADIEVQKKEIIGQLQKGQVLEGVVKNITSYGVFIDLGGVDGLIHITDLSWSRINHPSEVLELDQKLNVVILDFDDEKTRIQLGLKQLNAHPWDALDANLTIGDKVKGKVVVIADYGAFIEVAEGVEGLIHVSEMSWSTHLRSAQDFVKVGDVVEAVILTLDRDDRKMSLGIKQLTQDPWTDITSKYPVGSKHTGIVRNFTNFGIFVELEEGIDGLIYISDLSWTKKIKHPSEFVNVGEKLDVVVLELDVEGRKLSLGHKQTTANPWDQYEDSFAVGTIHNGEISEIVDKGATVEFGDDIVAFIPTRHLEKEDGKKLKKGDTADFKVIEFNKEFKRVVASHTAIFREEEEKNVKAAAENTSSASTTNAPAATLGDNNDVLAALKAKMEKTEKK; from the coding sequence ACAGATCAGGAAGAAGTAGTAGAAGGAGTTGTTGTTAGAATTACAGATAGAGACGTTATCGTTGATATCAATGCTAAATCTGAAGGTGTTATTTCTTTAAACGAATTCCGTTACAACCCAAACTTAAAAGTAGGTGACAAAGTAGAAGTATTAATCGACATCCGTGAGGATAAAACAGGTCAGTTAGTATTATCTCACAGAAAAGCACGTACTATCAAATCTTGGGATAGAGTTATTGCAGCTAATGAAACTGGAGAAATCGTTAACGGTTTTGTTAAATGCAGAACTAAAGGAGGTATGATCGTTGACGTATTCGGTATCGAGGCGTTCTTACCAGGATCTCAAATTGACGTTAAGCCAATTAGAGACTACGATGTATATGTAAACAAAATGATGGAATTCAAAGTGGTAAAAATCAACCACGAATTCAAAAACGTTGTTGTATCTCATAAAGCACTTATCGAGGCTGATATCGAAGTACAGAAAAAAGAAATCATCGGTCAATTACAAAAAGGACAAGTATTAGAAGGTGTTGTTAAAAACATTACTTCTTATGGTGTGTTCATTGACTTAGGTGGTGTTGACGGATTAATTCACATTACTGACCTTTCTTGGAGCAGAATCAACCACCCAAGTGAAGTTCTTGAATTAGACCAAAAATTAAACGTTGTAATCCTTGATTTCGATGATGAGAAAACAAGAATTCAATTAGGATTGAAACAATTAAACGCTCACCCATGGGATGCTTTAGATGCTAATTTAACAATTGGTGATAAAGTAAAAGGTAAAGTAGTTGTAATCGCTGATTACGGTGCTTTCATCGAAGTTGCTGAAGGTGTTGAAGGTTTAATCCACGTTTCTGAAATGTCATGGTCTACTCACTTACGTTCTGCTCAGGACTTCGTGAAAGTTGGAGATGTTGTTGAAGCAGTTATCTTAACTTTAGACAGAGACGATCGTAAGATGTCATTAGGTATCAAACAATTGACTCAGGATCCATGGACTGACATTACTTCTAAATACCCAGTAGGTTCTAAACATACAGGTATCGTTAGAAACTTTACAAACTTTGGTATTTTCGTAGAATTAGAAGAAGGAATTGATGGATTAATCTACATTTCTGACCTTTCTTGGACTAAGAAAATCAAACACCCATCTGAATTTGTAAATGTTGGTGAAAAACTTGATGTAGTGGTATTAGAATTAGATGTTGAAGGACGTAAATTATCTTTAGGTCACAAACAAACTACTGCTAATCCTTGGGATCAATACGAAGATTCTTTCGCTGTAGGAACTATCCACAATGGTGAAATTTCTGAAATCGTTGACAAAGGAGCTACTGTAGAATTCGGAGATGATATCGTTGCTTTCATTCCAACTCGTCACCTTGAAAAAGAAGACGGAAAGAAATTGAAAAAAGGTGATACTGCTGATTTCAAAGTAATCGAATTCAACAAAGAATTCAAAAGAGTAGTTGCTTCTCACACTGCTATCTTCCGTGAAGAAGAAGAGAAAAACGTGAAAGCTGCTGCTGAAAATACTTCATCTGCATCTACTACAAATGCACCAGCTGCAACTTTAGGAGATAACAATGATGTATTAGCTGCATTAAAAGCTAAAATGGAAAAAACGGAGAAAAAATAA
- a CDS encoding BlaI/MecI/CopY family transcriptional regulator: MQKLTNKEEEIMHILWRLKKAFVKEVQAEITEDQPHYNTLSTIVRNLEEKGFVAHNAFGNTHQYYPIITLEAYSKKYMNTAIDNYFNSSYKNMVSFFAKEEKISAAELREILDMIENPKGEK, encoded by the coding sequence ATGCAAAAGTTAACGAACAAAGAAGAGGAAATCATGCATATTTTATGGAGGCTTAAAAAAGCTTTCGTAAAGGAAGTTCAGGCAGAAATAACAGAAGATCAACCCCACTACAATACCTTATCGACTATAGTGCGTAATCTGGAAGAAAAGGGATTTGTGGCTCACAATGCTTTTGGAAACACGCATCAATATTATCCCATCATTACTTTAGAAGCCTACAGTAAAAAGTACATGAATACGGCAATTGACAATTACTTTAATAGCTCGTATAAAAATATGGTATCATTCTTTGCTAAAGAGGAGAAAATTTCGGCGGCAGAATTACGTGAAATTTTAGACATGATCGAAAATCCAAAAGGAGAAAAATAA
- a CDS encoding fasciclin domain-containing protein codes for MKTRNFLAVAILVLGFGFSSFAQKTVMVGGAAMYPTKNIIENAVNSKDHTTLVAAVKAAGLVETLEGKGPFTVFAPTNAAFDKLPKGTVESLLKPENKKSLQNILTYHVAAGKWNAADIAKAIKEGKGKAVIKAVNGGTLTAWMKGKDLYISDESGNKAKVTIADVNQSNGVIHVIDAVLLPKK; via the coding sequence ATGAAAACTAGAAATTTTTTAGCCGTAGCAATCCTGGTATTAGGATTTGGATTTTCATCATTTGCACAAAAAACCGTAATGGTTGGCGGAGCTGCAATGTATCCTACTAAAAATATTATTGAAAATGCCGTTAATTCAAAAGATCACACGACATTAGTAGCAGCTGTAAAAGCCGCCGGATTAGTGGAAACCCTTGAAGGAAAGGGACCGTTTACTGTTTTTGCCCCAACAAATGCAGCATTTGATAAATTACCAAAAGGAACTGTTGAATCATTATTAAAACCTGAAAATAAAAAATCGCTTCAAAACATCTTAACCTATCATGTGGCAGCGGGAAAATGGAATGCTGCTGATATTGCAAAAGCCATTAAAGAAGGTAAAGGAAAAGCGGTTATAAAAGCTGTTAACGGAGGAACTTTAACGGCTTGGATGAAAGGGAAAGATTTGTACATCAGTGACGAAAGTGGAAATAAGGCTAAAGTTACTATTGCAGATGTAAACCAGTCAAATGGTGTAATTCATGTAATTGACGCTGTTTTGTTGCCAAAAAAATAG
- a CDS encoding MDR family MFS transporter translates to MLKTAFSRYINNFRGFSREIWILAIVTFINRAGTMVLPFLSKYLKEDLHFTYNQVGWIMVAFGFGSMLGSWLGGKLTDKIGFYKIMIFSLFTSGVSLFLIQYVTHFWALCIAMFCLMTIADMFRPAMYVSLGAYSKPENRTRALSLVRLAVNLGFAAGPALGGLIIMSIGYSGLFWVDGASCILAISIFALLVKEKKKAAHEDKIENIEIQKSVFQDRIFWVFLFVCFATAIIFFQLFTTLPLYHNENFGLSEFQTGLLMTLNGLLIFSLEMPTVAFMERKGFPKIKIITIGACIITLSFFLLLINTWAGILVISMIIFSIGEILNFPFSNSFALSRAPRGQEGRYMALYTMSFSLAHIISAKIGFEIISRFGYQINWLFMSSIGVFATLCCLWIKKALVQEKIS, encoded by the coding sequence ATGCTTAAAACCGCTTTTAGCCGCTACATCAATAATTTTAGAGGTTTTTCCAGAGAAATTTGGATTCTTGCTATTGTTACTTTTATCAATCGTGCCGGAACAATGGTGCTTCCGTTTTTATCCAAATATCTAAAAGAAGATTTACATTTTACCTATAATCAGGTCGGATGGATTATGGTGGCCTTTGGTTTCGGATCGATGTTAGGCTCGTGGCTAGGCGGAAAATTAACAGACAAAATCGGGTTTTACAAAATCATGATTTTTAGTTTGTTTACCAGTGGAGTTTCCCTTTTCCTTATTCAATATGTAACACATTTCTGGGCACTTTGCATCGCGATGTTTTGCTTAATGACCATTGCCGATATGTTTCGCCCGGCAATGTATGTTTCACTTGGTGCCTATTCTAAACCCGAAAACCGAACGCGTGCCCTTAGTTTGGTGCGTTTGGCCGTTAATTTAGGATTTGCCGCAGGTCCTGCATTAGGAGGTTTAATCATTATGAGTATCGGATATTCGGGCCTATTTTGGGTAGACGGTGCGTCATGTATCCTTGCTATTTCGATTTTTGCCTTATTGGTTAAAGAGAAGAAAAAAGCAGCACACGAAGATAAAATCGAAAATATTGAAATTCAAAAATCGGTTTTTCAGGACAGAATCTTTTGGGTTTTCCTGTTTGTGTGTTTCGCGACGGCTATCATATTCTTTCAGCTTTTTACCACTTTACCGCTGTATCATAACGAAAATTTCGGTTTAAGCGAATTTCAGACAGGATTGTTAATGACTTTAAACGGATTGCTTATTTTTTCTCTCGAAATGCCAACTGTTGCTTTTATGGAGAGGAAAGGGTTTCCTAAAATTAAAATTATTACCATTGGAGCCTGCATCATAACCCTGAGTTTCTTTTTATTACTGATTAATACCTGGGCTGGAATTCTGGTGATTAGTATGATTATTTTCTCGATTGGAGAGATACTCAACTTCCCTTTCTCGAATTCTTTTGCTTTAAGTCGCGCACCACGCGGACAGGAAGGCCGTTATATGGCGCTTTATACCATGAGTTTCAGTCTTGCTCATATTATAAGTGCAAAAATAGGTTTCGAGATCATCTCCCGATTCGGATACCAAATCAACTGGCTCTTTATGTCTTCTATTGGAGTTTTCGCCACGCTATGCTGCCTTTGGATCAAAAAGGCATTGGTTCAGGAGAAAATATCTTAA
- a CDS encoding BlaI/MecI/CopY family transcriptional regulator: protein MQKLTNKEEEIMHILWKLQKAFVKEIQAEITEDQPHYNTLSTIVRNLEEKGYVSHSAFGNTHQYFPLVSIEEYRKGFMHTAIDNYFNSSYKSMVSFFAKEEKISAAELREILVMIETP, encoded by the coding sequence ATGCAAAAGCTAACCAACAAAGAAGAGGAGATCATGCACATTTTATGGAAGCTTCAAAAAGCTTTTGTAAAAGAAATTCAGGCAGAGATCACTGAAGATCAGCCACATTACAACACGCTGTCTACAATTGTTCGTAATCTGGAAGAAAAAGGCTATGTAAGTCATAGCGCTTTTGGAAATACACATCAATACTTTCCTCTGGTGAGTATTGAAGAATATCGAAAAGGGTTTATGCATACTGCTATCGATAATTATTTTAACAGCTCTTATAAAAGTATGGTTTCATTTTTTGCCAAAGAAGAAAAAATCTCGGCCGCAGAATTACGAGAAATCTTAGTCATGATCGAAACTCCCTAA
- a CDS encoding DMT family transporter, with the protein MKNKEFNIPPVYAVLLAIVSVQCGAAIAKSLFPTIGAAGTASLRIGISAVILLLAYRPNLKAITSKQWRIVLPYGLTLGAMNLVFYSAIERIPIGLAVTLEFIGPLLVAIVGSKRLLDYCWVVLAAIGIVLIAPWSNDKIDPIGVLFALFAGALWAAYIVLGGKVSKIMHGGEAVATGMLFGAVLILPFGIYENGLVNLTPKLFGMGVALALLSSAIPFTLEMKALGQLPPRTFSILMSLEPAAAAICAFIFLQEHLNIYEILAVICVVIASAGSTLTAKR; encoded by the coding sequence ATGAAAAATAAAGAATTCAATATCCCCCCTGTTTACGCGGTGCTTTTAGCCATTGTAAGTGTTCAGTGTGGGGCTGCCATTGCAAAAAGTTTATTTCCAACCATAGGTGCTGCGGGAACAGCTTCTTTGCGAATCGGAATTTCGGCTGTTATATTACTTTTAGCCTACAGACCTAATTTAAAAGCAATCACTTCAAAACAATGGAGAATTGTTCTTCCATATGGTTTGACACTTGGCGCTATGAATTTAGTTTTTTATAGTGCAATAGAAAGAATCCCGATTGGTCTGGCAGTGACACTTGAATTTATAGGTCCGTTACTGGTTGCCATTGTCGGCTCGAAGCGTTTGCTTGATTACTGCTGGGTAGTACTGGCAGCAATTGGAATAGTTTTAATAGCTCCCTGGTCCAATGACAAAATCGATCCCATAGGTGTTTTATTCGCTCTTTTTGCAGGTGCTTTATGGGCTGCCTATATCGTTCTGGGTGGAAAAGTTTCTAAAATTATGCATGGCGGAGAAGCTGTTGCTACCGGAATGCTTTTCGGAGCCGTTTTAATTCTACCGTTTGGTATTTATGAAAACGGATTAGTAAATCTTACTCCAAAACTCTTCGGAATGGGTGTTGCTCTGGCGCTTCTATCCAGTGCCATTCCATTTACACTCGAAATGAAAGCTCTGGGCCAGCTTCCTCCTCGTACTTTTAGTATTCTAATGAGCTTAGAACCTGCTGCGGCAGCTATCTGCGCTTTTATTTTCCTGCAGGAACATTTAAACATTTATGAAATTTTAGCCGTTATATGTGTTGTAATTGCTTCGGCAGGATCCACTTTAACCGCAAAACGTTAA
- a CDS encoding ExbD/TolR family protein — protein MQNLPKKVRSKKLNARVDLTAMVSVSFLLIIFFMVTIELAKPKVILYDTGRDRGCCDCPPRHYGENRSMTIILGENNKIIAYTGLLFAPIVSPKEMQYGKNGIRRELFERNKTVLEYSAALGKPGRGLTVIIKPSKKSSYGNLVDIIDEMKIIGITSYSIVDYYTPEEENLLASN, from the coding sequence ATGCAAAATCTGCCGAAAAAAGTAAGAAGTAAAAAATTAAATGCAAGAGTCGATTTAACGGCAATGGTAAGTGTTTCTTTCTTGCTGATTATATTTTTTATGGTAACTATAGAATTAGCCAAACCAAAAGTTATTCTATATGATACTGGCAGAGACAGAGGTTGTTGTGACTGTCCTCCTCGCCATTATGGAGAGAATAGATCAATGACTATAATATTAGGCGAGAATAACAAAATAATTGCTTACACAGGTTTACTATTTGCCCCCATTGTTTCCCCAAAAGAGATGCAATATGGTAAAAATGGAATCAGAAGAGAATTGTTCGAAAGAAATAAAACAGTTCTGGAATACTCAGCTGCTTTGGGGAAACCCGGACGCGGACTTACCGTTATAATAAAACCAAGCAAAAAATCCAGTTATGGCAATTTGGTTGATATAATAGACGAAATGAAAATTATAGGCATAACTTCCTATTCTATTGTTGATTATTATACTCCGGAGGAAGAAAATTTACTAGCTTCTAATTAA
- a CDS encoding M56 family metallopeptidase produces MEAFFIFIAKSSGLVILFYCAYYFLLRKETFFNSSRWFLLAGLITSVVLPFLVYTKIVWIEPTPVVQTPVMAASRATMAAMDYSKTYLSPAIEEDTFEINWNYVILAVYGIGFLALVIKFMIDFYSLNSVLKGKKVLQQADFKFVDINENIAPFSYFDYIVYNSSMYTASELESIIEHEKVHSDQNHTMDVLISRVFCVLFWFNPFIWLYKKAILQNLEFIADSEAAKIITDKKAYQYTLLKITAHESCVAITNHFYQSLIKKRIVMLNKNQSKKWNYWKYYAIIPALAAFIFLFQIKTIAQEKEARKVKESKEVTKKNDSTDVIKIQKNTTDQELKKITEDLKQKHNVDVVISDVKRNSENELTAIKVDVKKQNGKTQTIHIESNNPIKGCGIVISAQNDGSKSVALITDDAPNRPGIFRNQVAERENINDTDGDPLTPPTPPTPPSFPNGAMPPMPPLNVPMPPMPPMNPGSKAEMANFKKDMAEYEKKLKSIEPSIAAYEKQLNEFLSQRDANYEKDMQKYEAAMDKFSAEMEKFAENIEVKYGKDSKEYGINMKQYEQDMKQYEQDMRRYEVDMKRLEKEMKQDEKEARKLEKRNRRS; encoded by the coding sequence ATGGAAGCCTTTTTCATTTTTATCGCAAAATCAAGCGGACTGGTAATATTGTTCTATTGCGCTTATTATTTTTTATTGCGCAAAGAAACCTTTTTTAACAGCAGCAGATGGTTTTTACTGGCAGGATTAATCACCTCCGTTGTTTTACCTTTTTTAGTTTACACCAAAATCGTATGGATAGAACCCACTCCTGTTGTTCAGACTCCTGTAATGGCTGCCTCAAGAGCAACAATGGCAGCAATGGATTATTCGAAAACATATCTTTCTCCCGCTATAGAAGAAGATACGTTTGAAATCAATTGGAATTATGTTATACTGGCTGTTTATGGTATCGGGTTTCTGGCTTTGGTGATAAAATTCATGATTGACTTTTATAGTCTTAATTCTGTTCTAAAAGGGAAAAAAGTACTGCAGCAGGCCGATTTCAAATTTGTCGATATCAACGAAAACATTGCTCCTTTTTCTTATTTTGATTATATCGTATACAACTCATCAATGTATACTGCTTCAGAATTAGAGAGTATTATTGAACACGAAAAGGTACACAGCGATCAGAATCATACGATGGACGTTTTAATTTCCAGAGTGTTTTGCGTCTTATTCTGGTTCAATCCTTTTATCTGGCTGTACAAAAAAGCAATTCTTCAAAACCTTGAATTTATTGCCGACAGTGAGGCAGCTAAAATAATAACCGACAAAAAAGCATATCAGTACACGCTTTTAAAAATAACAGCACACGAAAGCTGTGTTGCAATCACCAATCATTTTTATCAATCATTAATCAAAAAACGAATTGTCATGTTAAACAAAAATCAATCAAAGAAATGGAATTACTGGAAGTATTATGCCATCATTCCGGCACTAGCTGCTTTTATCTTTTTATTCCAAATTAAAACAATCGCACAAGAAAAAGAAGCCAGAAAAGTTAAAGAATCGAAAGAGGTCACTAAAAAAAATGACTCAACTGATGTTATTAAAATCCAAAAAAACACTACAGATCAGGAGCTTAAAAAAATTACCGAAGATTTAAAACAAAAGCACAATGTTGATGTTGTTATCTCGGATGTAAAAAGAAACAGCGAGAATGAGCTGACTGCTATTAAAGTAGATGTAAAAAAACAGAATGGAAAAACGCAAACCATTCACATCGAAAGCAATAACCCCATTAAAGGCTGTGGAATTGTGATCTCAGCTCAAAATGATGGCTCCAAAAGTGTAGCATTAATAACGGATGATGCCCCAAACAGACCAGGGATTTTCAGAAATCAGGTTGCAGAAAGAGAAAATATCAATGATACAGATGGCGATCCTCTTACACCCCCAACCCCTCCAACTCCACCTTCATTTCCTAATGGGGCGATGCCACCAATGCCTCCATTAAATGTTCCAATGCCTCCAATGCCTCCAATGAATCCAGGCAGTAAAGCTGAAATGGCTAATTTTAAGAAAGATATGGCCGAGTATGAAAAGAAATTAAAATCTATCGAACCAAGTATCGCAGCCTACGAAAAACAATTGAATGAATTCTTGTCGCAAAGAGATGCAAATTATGAGAAGGATATGCAAAAGTATGAGGCTGCAATGGACAAATTCAGTGCAGAAATGGAAAAATTTGCCGAGAACATAGAAGTTAAATACGGAAAAGATTCTAAAGAGTACGGCATCAATATGAAGCAGTACGAACAAGATATGAAACAGTACGAGCAGGATATGCGCAGATATGAAGTTGATATGAAAAGGCTTGAAAAAGAAATGAAGCAGGACGAGAAAGAAGCCCGAAAACTGGAAAAAAGAAACAGAAGATCTTAA
- a CDS encoding DUF1684 domain-containing protein, with translation MKNSIVFLVLLTINFCLGQSKFDQKESEKFQKTINSEYADAKTSPLMAEDLKTFKSLDFYPINAKYFVNARLEKAKNEKVFEMKTTGTRTPKYIKYGTLYFTIEGVALKLNVYKNIELSKTKEYKDHLFLPFSDLTSGKGSYIGGRYIDLKVPKGNTIAVDFNMAYNPYCAYNHKYSCPIVPLENDLNVEIKAGVKAFH, from the coding sequence ATGAAAAATAGTATAGTTTTTTTAGTATTGTTAACGATTAATTTTTGCCTGGGACAAAGTAAATTTGATCAGAAGGAAAGTGAGAAGTTTCAAAAGACAATAAATTCGGAATATGCTGATGCTAAGACAAGTCCGTTAATGGCTGAAGATTTAAAAACCTTTAAAAGTTTAGATTTTTACCCCATAAATGCCAAATATTTTGTGAATGCTAGATTGGAGAAAGCAAAAAATGAAAAAGTTTTCGAAATGAAAACGACCGGAACAAGAACACCAAAATACATCAAATACGGAACTTTATATTTCACAATTGAAGGAGTTGCCCTTAAATTGAATGTTTACAAAAACATAGAGCTTTCGAAAACGAAGGAATATAAAGATCATCTGTTCTTACCATTTTCAGATTTAACTTCAGGAAAAGGAAGTTACATTGGAGGGAGATATATAGATTTAAAAGTCCCAAAAGGGAACACAATTGCGGTTGATTTTAATATGGCCTACAACCCATATTGCGCTTATAATCATAAATATTCATGTCCGATAGTTCCTTTGGAAAACGATCTGAATGTAGAAATCAAAGCAGGAGTTAAAGCATTTCACTAA
- a CDS encoding ExbD/TolR family protein: MQNLPKKVRSKKLNARVDLTAMVSVSFLLIIFFMLTIELAKPKSIGLDLPDNGDITCGPIGCIDSNRIYTILLDDNDKIVTYSGLLFSPLENSKSSVYGETGIRKEIFETNKRITEYSTAIGKPKNGAIVIIKPSKKSNFKNLVDILDEMAIAKIETYSIVNEFTPEEAKLLASK; this comes from the coding sequence ATGCAAAATCTGCCAAAAAAAGTAAGAAGTAAAAAGTTAAATGCAAGAGTCGATTTAACTGCAATGGTGAGTGTTTCATTTTTGCTGATTATATTTTTTATGCTAACCATTGAATTAGCTAAGCCAAAAAGTATTGGTTTAGATTTACCTGATAATGGGGATATCACCTGCGGTCCTATTGGTTGTATCGATTCCAATCGTATTTATACAATCTTATTAGATGATAATGACAAAATTGTTACATATTCAGGATTATTGTTCTCTCCTCTTGAAAATTCAAAAAGTAGCGTATATGGAGAAACCGGAATTAGAAAAGAAATTTTTGAAACAAACAAAAGAATTACAGAATATTCGACCGCGATTGGAAAACCTAAAAACGGTGCAATTGTGATTATAAAACCCAGCAAGAAAAGTAATTTTAAAAATCTTGTTGATATTCTGGATGAAATGGCAATTGCTAAAATTGAAACCTATTCGATTGTAAATGAATTTACCCCCGAAGAAGCTAAATTACTGGCTTCAAAATAG
- a CDS encoding M56 family metallopeptidase, translating into MEALFLFIAKSGGLLILFYCAYYFLLRKETFFNSNRWFLMAGLITSVVLPFLVYSKTVWVNPTPMANVNYTTVYQPPLIENNASLINWNLVLLSVYIIVFLGLLLKFAFDFYSLNTVLKGKKVTQQADFKFIDTNENIAPFSYFDYIVYNSSMYTPSELESIIEHEKVHSEQNHTVDVLLSRVFCVLFWFNPIMWLYKKAILQNLEFIADSEAARKISDKKAYQYTLLKITTHENCVAITNHFYQSLIKKRIIMLNKNQSKKRNSWKFGAIVPALAAFVLLFQIEVIAKEKQQTAKVISGKTESVDVYKIKKNTTDAELKEIKEKLKSIHNIEFKASEIKRNADNELISIKIDVRNGKQQTQSVQTSGNEAIKDFGLIVTTDTNGSKKVGIQTADENNSESHKESKKVKSKKVILKQTKDVNTNSGTDEKIAGNTYTNTSTTTVITDDNGTTSVSTTNNDGKIMISTSGKGSGKGPKLTIVDGVEMPANYDLQDLKPKHIKKMSVFTGSEATTKYGEKGANGVIEIETHQ; encoded by the coding sequence ATGGAAGCACTTTTCTTATTTATCGCAAAATCCGGTGGTTTATTAATATTGTTTTATTGTGCTTACTATTTTTTACTGCGCAAAGAAACTTTCTTTAACAGCAACAGATGGTTTTTAATGGCTGGTTTGATTACTTCAGTAGTACTACCCTTTTTGGTATATTCAAAAACGGTTTGGGTGAACCCTACTCCAATGGCCAATGTGAATTATACTACTGTTTACCAACCGCCGCTTATCGAAAATAATGCTTCCTTAATCAATTGGAATCTGGTACTGCTCTCTGTTTACATTATTGTGTTTTTGGGACTGCTTCTAAAATTTGCTTTTGATTTTTATAGTCTGAATACCGTTTTAAAAGGAAAAAAAGTCACACAACAAGCCGATTTTAAATTCATCGATACCAACGAAAACATCGCTCCTTTCTCTTATTTTGATTATATCGTGTACAACTCATCAATGTATACGCCTTCGGAATTAGAAAGTATTATCGAGCATGAAAAGGTACATAGCGAGCAAAATCACACGGTAGATGTTTTACTGTCCAGAGTATTTTGTGTTCTCTTTTGGTTCAACCCTATTATGTGGCTGTATAAAAAAGCAATTCTTCAAAATCTGGAATTCATCGCCGATAGTGAAGCTGCACGAAAAATCTCCGACAAGAAAGCATATCAATACACTCTTTTAAAAATTACAACACATGAAAATTGTGTTGCCATTACCAATCATTTTTATCAATCATTAATCAAAAAACGAATCATTATGTTAAACAAAAATCAATCAAAGAAAAGAAATTCCTGGAAATTTGGAGCAATAGTTCCGGCACTTGCAGCATTTGTATTATTATTTCAAATTGAAGTAATTGCCAAAGAAAAACAACAGACTGCAAAGGTAATTTCAGGAAAAACAGAATCAGTAGATGTTTACAAAATCAAAAAGAATACGACAGATGCTGAATTAAAGGAAATCAAAGAAAAATTGAAATCAATTCATAACATTGAATTTAAGGCTTCTGAGATCAAAAGAAATGCTGATAACGAATTGATATCAATCAAAATTGATGTTAGAAATGGTAAACAGCAAACTCAATCTGTTCAGACTTCAGGAAATGAAGCTATTAAAGATTTTGGATTAATTGTTACAACGGATACCAATGGCAGCAAAAAAGTGGGAATTCAGACTGCTGACGAAAATAATTCCGAAAGCCACAAAGAATCCAAAAAAGTAAAAAGTAAAAAAGTAATCCTTAAACAAACTAAAGATGTTAACACTAATTCTGGTACTGATGAAAAAATTGCTGGCAATACTTATACAAATACTAGCACAACTACTGTAATCACAGATGATAATGGAACAACCAGCGTGTCCACTACAAATAATGATGGTAAAATTATGATTTCGACTTCAGGCAAAGGAAGCGGAAAAGGACCTAAGCTTACCATCGTGGATGGAGTTGAAATGCCTGCAAATTACGACCTTCAAGACCTTAAACCAAAACATATTAAAAAAATGAGTGTGTTTACGGGAAGTGAAGCAACTACAAAATATGGAGAAAAAGGGGCTAACGGTGTGATCGAAATCGAAACGCATCAATAA